Below is a window of Chloroflexota bacterium DNA.
CGCCGGGGTAAGCAGAAGCGTGAGCGCCACCACGATCAGCGAATATAGAAAAATCTGCCGCCGGGTTTCGGCCTCGCCCCATACCACCGGCAACATCGGAATCTGGCCGCGCGCGTACTCATGGCGTTTGAGCAAAGCCAGCGCCCAGAAATGCGGCGGCGTCCAGTAAAAGATGATGGCGAACAAGAACAGGGCCGCCACATTAACACTGCCCGTAGCCGCCGCCCAGCCCACCAACGGCGGAATGGCCCCCGCCGCCCCGCCAATGACGATGTTCTGCGGCGTGGCCCGCTTGAGCCAGAGCGTGTAGAAGAGCACGTAATACAAGTTGCCGGCCAGCGAGAGCAAAGCCGCCGGCAGGTTGACGAACAGAAGAAAAACGACAAGCGACAGGGCGCTCAGCGCCAATCCAAAAGCAAGCGCCCGGCTCGGCTGAATACGGCCAGCCGGAATGGGCCGCCGCGCGGTGCGCGCCATCTTCGCGTCCAGTTCGCGATCAAAATATTGATTGAGCGCGCTGGCCCCGCCCGCCGACAGCGCCCCGCCCAGCATCGTCCAGCCCATGAGCGGCAAAGGCGGCACGGCCCCGGCGGCCACAAACATCGCCGAGAGCGTCGTCAGCAACAACAACGCCACGATCAGCGGTTTGGTCAGGCTCACGTAATCAAGCAAGTGCTGTCTCATCAGACAGTTTAGTAGTGTGACTGTTCGCCCGGGTGCGCGTCAGCCCACAGCGGGTTAAGGCCCTTCACCGTTGGAACCTTGTCGAAGTTGTGAACCGGCGGCGGTGAGGAGGTGGCCCACTCCAGGGTGGCGCCGCCCCACGGGTCGTCACCGGCCACCTCGCCCGAGCGGAGACTGACAAACCAGTTGACAATGAACAGCAGAACCGAGAAGGCAATCGTGAACGCGCCAATCGTCGAGATCAGGTTGAGCACATCCCAGCCCTGGCCCGAGGCGTAAGTGTAGATGCGGCGCGGCATGCCCAACAATCCCAAAATATGCATGCCAAAGAAGGTCAGGTTGAAGCCGAGGGTGTGAAGCCAGAAATGCCACTTGCCCAGCGTTTCATTCAGCTTGCGGCCCGTGATCTTCGGCCCCCAGTAATACAGCCCGGAGAAGATGCCAAACATGGAGCCGCCAAAGAGCACATAATGCAAGTGGCCGACAACATAGTAAGTATCATGAACCTGCCAGTTGATGGGCACAATCGCCAGCGACACGCCGGTGATGCCGCCAATGACAAACATGGCGATGAAACCGATGGCAAACAGCATGGCTGTTGTCAGCTTCAGCGCCCCGCCCCACATCGTGCCGATCCAGTTGAAAATTTTGATGCCGGTTGGCACGGCAATGATCATGCTGGCCGTGGCGAAGAAGGTGTCCACCTGAAGCGGCGACCCCACTTGAAACATGTGGTGCGCCCAGACCGAGAAGCCGAGGATCATAATGAACACCGACGACCAGGCGATGAACTGATAACCAAACAGAGGCTTGCGCGAGAACACCGGCAAAACTTCCGAGATGATGCCCATGGCCGGCAGAACCATGATGTACACCGCCGGGTGCGAATAGAACCAGAACAGATTTTGCCAGATGAGGGGGTCGCCGCCGCCCGGAACCGAGAAGTACACCGTGCCGAAGTTGCGGTCGAGGAATAACAGCAAGAGGGCTACGGTGATCATCGGCGTGGAGAACAGCACCATGACGGAGGTGACGACCATTGACCAGGCGAACATCGGCAGTTCGGTCATCTTCATGCCCGGGCAACGCATGGTAATGGTTGTCACCAGAAAATTGATGGCGCCGAGGGTGGACGACGTGCCGCCCAGCAACAAGCCGATGATCCAAAAGTCAATGGACGTGCCCTGCGAATAGACGGCGGTCGAGAGCGGCGCGTAGCTCGTCCAGCCGGCATTGGGCGCGCCGCCCAACAGGAAGGAGGCGTTGAGGACGATACCGCCCGCCAGCAGAAGCCAGTACGACAGCATGTTGAGCTTGGGGAAGGCCATGTCGCGTGCGCCGATGAGCAGGGGCACAAAGTAGTTGCCGAACCCGGCCAGGATCGGAACCACCACCAGGAAGATCATCGTCGTGCCGTGCATGGTGAAGACCTGGTTGTACAAGTCAGCCGAGATGAACTTGAGGTTCGACCAGGCTAGTTGGGTGCGGACGGTGAGGGCTTCGAGGCCGCCGATGATGAAGAAAAAGAAGGTGGTGTAAAGATAGAGGATGCCGATCTTCTTGTGGTCAACGGTGGTGAGCCAACTGAGCAAGCCGGTGGGCGCGCCGGCGCCGGGCAGGGTGTGTGATGCAGTTGCCATTAGTGTGTTCTCCAGTAGTCAGACCCTAAGGGTCTCCAAGACCCTTAGGGTCTGGAGAGTCATTTGAGCGTTGACAGGTAAGCCACTATGTCAGTCATGTCCTGAGGCGAGAGAATGATCGAAAAATCGGGCATGAGGGTGCCGGGTTTGAAAGAGGGGGCATTTTGCACCCATTGCCTCAAGTTGTCGTCGGTGCGAGGCATGATGCCGCCGGCGATGAAGTCGCGCCCTGAAACGTGGGTGAGGTTGGGGCCGACCCGCCCGGCGGCAACGGTGCCGCCGACAGTATGACAGGCCGAGCAACGCAGAAGGAAAATTTCCTGGCCGCGAACCGCCGCTTCGCCTTCGGGCGGAGGCGGAACCTGTTGTTGCCCGGCGGCCCACGTTTGAAACTCGCCGGCAGGCGTGGCGATGATCTGAAACCGCATCTGGGCGTGTTGCTCGCCGCACATTTGCGTGCATTGCGCGCCGTATTCGCCGGCCTCGGTGACGGTGAAGCTCATGCGGTTGGTGCGGCCCGGCACAGCGTCCATCTTGCCAAACAATTGCGGCGCCCAGAATCCGTGTTGAACGTCCACCGAGCGCAGTTCCATTTCAATGGGCTGGCCGACCGGCACGATCATCTGGTTGGCGGTGATGACGCCCAGGTCGGGGTATTGAAACTCCCACCACCATTGGTGGCCGACGGCCACCACCTTCAGCGGTTCGCCTTTTACCGGCGCGCGAATCACCGCCATCGAGCGCAAGGTGAATCCCAACAGCACCACCAGGATCAGCGCCGGGATGGATGTCCACAGGATTTCAAGTTTGGTGTTGCCATGAATCTGCACCGCCTCGCTGGCCGGCCGGTTGCGGAAGCGAAACACAGCCACGATGAGCAGTGTTTCGACCAGGACGAACACGCCGGTGGCGATCCAGAAGACGAACCAGAAGAGCTTGGCCGACTCGGCGGCGTAATCGGAAGCTGGATCAAGAACAGAGGGGGTGTCAAACGAGACGGGGCAAGTGGTGCAAGGCTCTCCTTGCTGAGCCATCACCGGAAGCGCCACAAGAAGGACGAACAGAGCGATTGCAATAATGATGAGGGGGCGGCGTATTTTCACAGTCCCAACTACTCCTCCGCTGGCAAACACAGCGAGCAAATGTGATTGGTTACAAAATATGAGACGACGAGATTATATGCTATCGAACTATTTGCGTCAAATTGCACATGTTTGGGGTTGATAACCAAATTCGTCGTAAAGGGTGTCTCGTTTGAGGAGCATGACGGTATTGTACTCGGAGTTGGAGCGAGGGCAATAGTGTCATGAGAGCGCAATCTAATCCGACCATCGTCTTTGGTTCTAAGTTGCCCTGCCTCTGCCGGGAAACCTCCCCAGCAGAATTAAAGACAATGCAAAGAACAAAGGCAGGTGGCGGATTAGATGCCGCCCCCGAAAATAAAAACCGCCCCAACACATCGTCGGGGCGGCGTTACTGTAGGGGCGATTCATGAATCGCCCTTACTTCATCCCCTCCATCAACTTCACCAGCGAGTCTTTCGACGGGCGAAGTTTGGCGGCGGGCAGGTGAACCAGCGGCGTCTCCGGCAGGTGCTCCTGTTCGCGCAGGTCGGCGCGAGACTGGTTAATGTAGATCAGGCCGGTGATGAACTGTTGCTTGTGCTTGGCCTCTTCCAGCAGTTTGATGGCGGCCATGCGGTCGGTGGCGTCGTGCGCGCGATCCAGCTTCTTGAGCACAATCTTTGAGCCGTCATGCAGTTCCACTTCTTTGGCCTCGCCGGGCGCGTAGTCTACTATGATCTCTTCAAAGTACGGAACGAAGGTGGCGTCAATGACGTGCTCGTTGTGAGCCTTGCCCCACGAATAGGACTTGGTCGACTCGTCCTTGTCGTTGAAGGTCACACACGGGCTGATGATGTCGAGCACCGCCGTGCCCTTGAACGAGAGCGCCGCCTTGAGCAGAGTCGTCACCTGCTTGGGGTCGCCGGCGAAAGAGCGGGCCACAAAACCGCAGTCGGCCACAATCGCCTCCAGGCACAAATCAATGGGCGGCAATTCATTGATGCCTGCGTGCTTCAATTCCTGGCCGACGTCGGACGTGGCTGAGAACTGGCCTTTGGTAAGGCCGTACACGCCGTTGTTCTCGATGATATAAACCATCGGCGCGTTGCGGCGAATGGCGTGCTTGAACTGGCCGAAGCCGATGCTGCCGGTGTCGCCGTCACCGCTTACCCCGATGCCGGTGAGTTCGCGATTGGCGACCATGGCCCCGGTGGCTACCGACGGCATGCGCCCGTGCAAAGAGTTGAAGCCGTGCGAGCGGCTGAGGAAGTAAGCCGGGCTTTTGCTGGAACAGCCAATGCCGCTGAACTTGGCAATGAATTCCGAGCGGATGCCCAGATCAAAGCAAGCATCAATAATGCGAGCCGAGATCGAGTCGTGGCCGCAGCCGTTGCACAGCGTAGACTCCAGCCCTTTGTAAACGGCCTTCTCCAGGCCGAGCTTGTTTACCTTTGTGTTGCTTTTGGGAGCATTTACAGTTGTCATCTTAGGCCTCCATCTTTTCCAAAGCTTCAACAATCCAGCGGGCCGTCAGCGGCAAGCCGTCGTTGTGATTAAGCGGGAACACTCGGCCCGCCAGTTCGGGCGCGTCGAGGCGCACCAACTGCGCCACCTGAGCGTCGGTGTTTAATTCCACCACGTAAACCCGGTCGTGAGCGCGAATGAACGATTCGACGGACTCGGAGAGCGGCAGGGCGCGCAGGCGCAGGTAAGAAGTCTTGACGCCTTTGGCCGCCAGCCGGCTCCGGGCCTCAATGATGGCCGGGTCGGTCGAGCCGTAGCCGATGAGGCCGATTTCAGCGCCCTCGACTCGATCTTCAACCGGGGCGGGCGCCAACTTGCGGGCCGTCTCAAACTTGCGGCCCAACCGTTCCATATTCTTCTCCCAGTCTTCGGGGCGTTCACTGTAAGTAGCCATTTCGGTGTGGCCGGTGCCACGGGTGAAGTAGGCCGCCATTGGATGATCGGTGCCCGGCAGGGTCCGCCACCCAATTCCGTCGCCGTCCACGTCGCGGTATCGCGCCCACTTGCCGCCGAGTCGCTCCAAATCTTCTTTCGTCAACACTTTGCCGCGATCCATTTCACCTTCAGGATAATCGAACGGCTCACTCATCCACTGGTTCATGCCAATGTCGAGATCGCTGAGAATGAAGACCGGCGTCTGCAAACGCTCGGCCAGGTCGAAGGCGCGCCAGCCAAACTCAAAGCACTCCTTCACCGAGCCGGGCAGAAGGATCACATTTTTCGTGTCGCCGTGGCCTAAAAAGTAAGTGGGGAGCACATCGCCCTGTGAGACGCGCGTGGGCAAGCCGGTGCTGGGACCCATGCGTTGAATGTCCCAGATCACGGCGGGGATTTCGGCGAAGTAGCCGTAGCCGGCAAACTCGCTCATGAGCGAAATGCCGGGGCCGGAGGTGGACGTCATGGAGCGCGCGCCCGCCCACCCGGCGCCGAGCACCATGCCCAGCGCGGCCAGTTCGTCCTCGGCCTGAACGACGCTGTAAGTCGGCGTCTTGTTTTCAGGATCGGTGCGCAAGCTGGGCAGATAAAAGTTGAGGGCGTCGGCCAGGCTGGTGGCGGGCGTGATGGGATACCAGGCCACGAACGACACGCCGCCGTAAATCGCGCCGAGGGCGGCGGCGGTGTTGCCATCAATCATAATGAGTCCTCCGGTGTTATTCATGCGCTCGACTTTGAACGAGT
It encodes the following:
- a CDS encoding protoheme IX farnesyltransferase, which encodes MRQHLLDYVSLTKPLIVALLLLTTLSAMFVAAGAVPPLPLMGWTMLGGALSAGGASALNQYFDRELDAKMARTARRPIPAGRIQPSRALAFGLALSALSLVVFLLFVNLPAALLSLAGNLYYVLFYTLWLKRATPQNIVIGGAAGAIPPLVGWAAATGSVNVAALFLFAIIFYWTPPHFWALALLKRHEYARGQIPMLPVVWGEAETRRQIFLYSLIVVALTLLLTPARVTGLFYLGAAALLGLILLIHAGVLLRGGTNKQAWRMYKYSSYYLALLFLAMVVDRIAT
- the ctaD gene encoding cytochrome c oxidase subunit I, giving the protein MATASHTLPGAGAPTGLLSWLTTVDHKKIGILYLYTTFFFFIIGGLEALTVRTQLAWSNLKFISADLYNQVFTMHGTTMIFLVVVPILAGFGNYFVPLLIGARDMAFPKLNMLSYWLLLAGGIVLNASFLLGGAPNAGWTSYAPLSTAVYSQGTSIDFWIIGLLLGGTSSTLGAINFLVTTITMRCPGMKMTELPMFAWSMVVTSVMVLFSTPMITVALLLLFLDRNFGTVYFSVPGGGDPLIWQNLFWFYSHPAVYIMVLPAMGIISEVLPVFSRKPLFGYQFIAWSSVFIMILGFSVWAHHMFQVGSPLQVDTFFATASMIIAVPTGIKIFNWIGTMWGGALKLTTAMLFAIGFIAMFVIGGITGVSLAIVPINWQVHDTYYVVGHLHYVLFGGSMFGIFSGLYYWGPKITGRKLNETLGKWHFWLHTLGFNLTFFGMHILGLLGMPRRIYTYASGQGWDVLNLISTIGAFTIAFSVLLFIVNWFVSLRSGEVAGDDPWGGATLEWATSSPPPVHNFDKVPTVKGLNPLWADAHPGEQSHY
- the coxB gene encoding cytochrome c oxidase subunit II — translated: MKIRRPLIIIAIALFVLLVALPVMAQQGEPCTTCPVSFDTPSVLDPASDYAAESAKLFWFVFWIATGVFVLVETLLIVAVFRFRNRPASEAVQIHGNTKLEILWTSIPALILVVLLGFTLRSMAVIRAPVKGEPLKVVAVGHQWWWEFQYPDLGVITANQMIVPVGQPIEMELRSVDVQHGFWAPQLFGKMDAVPGRTNRMSFTVTEAGEYGAQCTQMCGEQHAQMRFQIIATPAGEFQTWAAGQQQVPPPPEGEAAVRGQEIFLLRCSACHTVGGTVAAGRVGPNLTHVSGRDFIAGGIMPRTDDNLRQWVQNAPSFKPGTLMPDFSIILSPQDMTDIVAYLSTLK
- a CDS encoding 2-oxoacid:ferredoxin oxidoreductase subunit beta is translated as MTTVNAPKSNTKVNKLGLEKAVYKGLESTLCNGCGHDSISARIIDACFDLGIRSEFIAKFSGIGCSSKSPAYFLSRSHGFNSLHGRMPSVATGAMVANRELTGIGVSGDGDTGSIGFGQFKHAIRRNAPMVYIIENNGVYGLTKGQFSATSDVGQELKHAGINELPPIDLCLEAIVADCGFVARSFAGDPKQVTTLLKAALSFKGTAVLDIISPCVTFNDKDESTKSYSWGKAHNEHVIDATFVPYFEEIIVDYAPGEAKEVELHDGSKIVLKKLDRAHDATDRMAAIKLLEEAKHKQQFITGLIYINQSRADLREQEHLPETPLVHLPAAKLRPSKDSLVKLMEGMK
- a CDS encoding 2-oxoacid:acceptor oxidoreductase subunit alpha, encoding MTIAETQPNPARTKAGEPVVNDFSITIATKNGSGSQTANATLLRALFKMGIPVSGKNLFPSNIQGLPTWYTIRASKEGFIARRQRAEVLVAMNKATVLDDVQKLESGGVCVYSDSLGYTPNRDDITFYKIPAGKLADASGLAGKLRGYAENMAYVGVLIYLLGIDLEEVKAALTWQFKGKAKAIEPNIKTINAAIDWAKETLTKNDSFKVERMNNTGGLIMIDGNTAAALGAIYGGVSFVAWYPITPATSLADALNFYLPSLRTDPENKTPTYSVVQAEDELAALGMVLGAGWAGARSMTSTSGPGISLMSEFAGYGYFAEIPAVIWDIQRMGPSTGLPTRVSQGDVLPTYFLGHGDTKNVILLPGSVKECFEFGWRAFDLAERLQTPVFILSDLDIGMNQWMSEPFDYPEGEMDRGKVLTKEDLERLGGKWARYRDVDGDGIGWRTLPGTDHPMAAYFTRGTGHTEMATYSERPEDWEKNMERLGRKFETARKLAPAPVEDRVEGAEIGLIGYGSTDPAIIEARSRLAAKGVKTSYLRLRALPLSESVESFIRAHDRVYVVELNTDAQVAQLVRLDAPELAGRVFPLNHNDGLPLTARWIVEALEKMEA